TGGCCTCTATCGTGACGGTCTTACCTTTAAGGTAACTGCTAAACGTAGCGACCACGATTTTGTCCTTGACAGTCGTGAGCTCAATTTAACTTTAGGAAATGCAGTTTTTGATGTATTGCCTGACATTAAGGCTCAGATGAAGGGACCAGATGTCAACCTCAAGGTAGAAATTCGTGCCGAGGCGGCTTATATTTCTCACGAGGAAATCAAAGGAGCAGGCGGTCTACCTGTAGGTACTGCTGGTAAAGGAATGCTCATGCTTTCAGGTGGGATTGATTCGCCAGTGGCAGGTTATCTTGCCCTTAAACGTGGTGTGGATATTGAAGCTGTCCACTTTGCAAGTCCTCCTTACACTAGTCCTGGAGCTCTTAAAAAGGCTCAAGATTTGACCCGTAAGTTGACTAAATTTGGTGGTAATATTCAGTTCATCGAAGTACCATTTACTGAAATTCAAGAGGAAATCAAAGAAAAAGCACCAGAAGCTTATTTGATGACCCTGACACGTCGCTTTATGATGCGTATTACTGACCGTATTCGTGAAGAACGCCGAGGCCTTGTGATTATCAATGGTGAAAGTCTTGGTCAGGTTGCTAGTCAGACTATGGAGTCTATGCAGGCGATTAATGCTGTTACATGTACGCCTGTGATTCGCCCAGTTGTCACTATGGACAAGTTGGAAATCATTGATTTGGCACAAAAAATTGATACCTTTGACATTTCCATCCAACCTTTTGAGGATTGCTGTACTATCTTTGCACCTGACCGTCCAAAAACTAATCCAAAAATCAAAAATGTCGAACAATATGAACGTCGTATGGATGTTGACGCCTTGGTTGAACGTGCGGTTGCAGGAATCATGGTAACTGAAATCACACCTATTGAAGAGGCGCAAGACGAAGTGGATACACTTATTGAAGACTTGCTCTAATCTAGGAGGCTATAGTACTAACATAGTAGTGCCTAGGTGCTACTAGAGTAAGGTATGTCGAAAAAGAAATGTCGATGTTGAACTTTTACCCAGAAAGGAAAATACATGACTGTTTATAACATCAATTTAGGAATCGGTTGGGCATCAAGTGGTGTTGAGTACGCCCAGGCCTATCGTTCTACAATTTTCAAAAACACAGGTATTAAGGCCAAATTTGTCTTTATGGATATGTTCTTGCAGGACAATCTTTCTGATTTGACCCGTAACATGGGGTTTGCGGATGAAGACATCATCTGGCTCTACAGCTATTTTACAGACCTAAAAATTGCTCCAACGACCTATACTGTCAAGGATTTGGAAAAGGAAATTCCTTATGACATCACGCGTCGTGAGATTAATGGTAAAGTGGTTAAGCTTTTTTGTGCCAAGGAAGATATCTTCTATGCAGCCTACTTGCGTAAAGAAGGTGAAGATATTGTTCACCGTGTGGAAAAAGTATCGCGTGGTTGCTTAATCCGTAAAGATTTTTACTCTTACACTAAGATGTTCACGGAGTACTACACACCGGTAGACAATAAGGCTCACCTCTATCAACGCCGTTTCTTTAATGAAGATGGTAGTGTTGCCTATGATGAAATTGTTGATGGTAAGGATAGTGTCTTCCGTTTTCCAGATAAGATTTTGTCATCTAAGCATGAATTTATCGCTTACTTCATGTCGCAACTTGGTCTAACTGACCAAGATATCGTCATCTTGGACCGTGCAACTGGTACCGGACAGGCTGTTTTCCGTAACACCAAACCTGCTAAGCTTGGGGTTGTGGTTCATGCAGAGCACTTTAGTGAAAATGCTGTGACAGACAAGACTATTTTATGGAATAACTTCTACGAGTACCAATTCAGCAATGCAGATAAGGTTGATTTCTTTATCACAGCGACAGAACGTCAACGTAGCATTATGCTAGATCAGTTCAATAAATACACACCATTTACACCTCATATCGTAACCATCCCTGTGGGAAGTGTGGATAAACTGAGAAAGCCTGAAGGAGAGCGTAAACCATTCTCAATCATCACAGCCTCACGTTTGGCCAATGAAAAACACGTGGACTGGTTGGCCAAGGCTGTCGTTAAGGCTAAAGAAAGTCTGCCGCAAGTAAACTTTGATATCTATGGAACAGGTGCTGAAGAGGCTAAACTTAAGGCCATTATCGAGGAAAATCAAGCTCAGGATTATATCCACCTTAAAGGTCACCAAGACTTGACAGAAGTCTACAAGGACTACGAACTTTACCTATCAGGTTCTAAGAGTGAAGGGTTTGGCTTGACACTTCTAGAAGCTGTGGGATCTGGTCTAGGTATGATTGGTTTTGATGTTCGTTATGGGAACCAAACCTTTATCAAGGATAATGAGAATGGCTACCTCATTCCTCGTTTTGAAAAAGATGATGAGCCTGCTATCGTAGCTGCCTTGGCAGAGAAAATTGTAGCCTTCTTCAATCGCTCAGATTTGGATCATGTTCATCAAGTCTCTTATGATATTGCCAAAGGCTTTTTGACAGAGGAAATCGAGCAGAAGTGGCTTAACTTAGTAAAGGAGATGACTAGTCATGATTAATTTATTTGAAAACTATAGTCAGGGTAGTTGGGATCTCCATTACTCACTGATTGTCGCTGGCTATGTGAATACAACAGTTTGTCTTTCAGATGATGGCTTTCTGCCTAGTGATGTGACCTCACCCTACCTTTATTTCACTGGTTTTGACAAGGTTCAAGGTTCTGCACTTTACTTTAATCAGGTACCTGTGCCTGACTACTGGGAAATTATAGGAACGAATAGCAATGCGGAAATCTTCCGTTTTGATAAGAAACGTGGTCATATTCATTATGCCCATCCTGCTCACCAACGTCTGGTTAAAGCAGTTGACTGGTATGATGAGTCAGGACGCTTGCGCGTGACTGATCGCTACAATAACAAGGGTTACCGATTCTCACAAACAACCTATAATGTTAAGCAAGAAGCGACCATTACCAGCTATTTCACTCCAGACAACAAGGAAGTTATCGTCATCAACCATTTGACTAAAGACGTTATCTTGAATTGGAAAGACAAGGTCTACATTTTCAAAAATAAATCTGAATTTGTCGTCTTCTATCTTAAAGAAGCTGGTTATGATTTGAGTCGTATTCTATACAACTCATTGGCGACACCTTTCTTGACAACTATGAATCTTCCAAATTCTGGTCAAGACGTTCTCTTCTGGCAAGAGCCAATCACTGATTCAGTTCCTGGAAATATGCGTCTGCTTCTTGAGAGCAACCATCGTCAGACTAAGATTGTTGTACAAGATTACACAGCTTATACGAATCTTCTAAAGTTGGTTAGTCCAGAGCAGGCTTCTCGCGTGGCCTTCCTTGGATTCATGTATCCATTTGCCCGTCAGAACAACTTCCAAAATCAAGCGCTTATCTTGACCAATTCAGACCAGATTGAACATTTGGAAAGTATTGTCAGTGAAGTGCCTACCATGCATTATCATGTTGGAGCAATCACAGAAATGTCCAGTCGCTTGATGGATTTGGCTAAATATAGTAATGTTAGCCTTTACCCTAATATTACAACAGAGCAGGTTAAGCGTCTTTATAAGGAAGCTGATTTCTACTTGGATATTAACCATCAAAATGAAATCTTGTCAGCGACACGTGCTGCCTTTGAAAATAACTTGCTTATCCTTGCCTTTACGAACACTAGCCATGGTCCTGAGTATACCGCGCCAAGTAATATCTTCTCACCAATGAATGCTGGGCAATTTAAGCAAACACTTAAAGAAGCCTTGGGCAACCGTGACTTCCTCAGTCACTTGCTTGATCGCCAACGTGAGCACGCTCATGTAGCAACACCAGAAGATTATAAGAAGGTTATTGGTTAGGGAAATGACATTAGAGGTTCGTAACATTTATCCTCTGACACCAACATTTAAGAAGGTCGCTTCGCTTTATGAAGCGGCTTTTCCTGTGGAGGAGAGACTACCACTTTGGCAATTATCTTGGAACAGCTTGAAAAGAGGACAATCTTTCTTGGCCTATTTTGATCAGGAAGTCTTCGTTGGCTTGACCTATGCCATTTATACTGACAACCTGGTCTACCTACTTTTTCTTGCAGTTGAGGAAAGTAAACAATCTCAGGGATATGGCAGTCAGATTTTGGCACAAGTTAAGAAAGAAGCAGGAGTACGACCGTGTGTGCTTACGATTGAACCCATGGATGAGAAGGATGCTTCTAACCGGAATCAGCGCTTAAAACGTTTAGCATTTTATGAGCGAAATGGCTATCAGCTATTGAATCACTTCTATTTCGAAGGGACTGAACGCTATCAAATTTTGACAACGGATAGGAGCATTTGTTTAGCTGATTTGGAGCAGGATCTAGCTAAGACCTTCTTAGGAAAATATGGTATAAGGGTTGAGTAGGGGAATCATTACTTGGTTAAAGGTCAATGAGCAGAATAAGAATAATCAAAATAACTTTTTCTCTTGTCATTAGAGGGAAAAAATGATAGAATTGTAACGTTGACTAAATGCACGTCCTGTGCAACCGCACGACTACTGTTTCCAAGTGGGTTCGTCCCCGCAGTACTAGGCGAGTCTTCACAGAGGGAAACCTCAGACACATTAAAAATTTTAATAGGAGGTGCATCATGAGCACATACGCAATCATCAAAACTGGTGGAAAACAAGTTAAAGTTGAAGTAGGTCAAGCAATCTACGTTGAAAAAATCAACGCTGAAGCAGGATCAGAAGTAACTTTTAACGAAGTTGTTCTTGTCGGTGGTGATAAAACTGTAGTAGGTACTCCAGTTGTTGAGGGAGCTACTGTTGTCGGAACTATCGAAAAACAAGGTAAACAAAAGAAAGTTGTTACTTTCAAATACAAACCTAAAAAAGGTAGCCACCGTAAACAAGGTCACCGTCAACCTTATACAAAAGTTGTTATCAACGCTATCAACGCGTAAGTTAGCGACTAATCACTAAGAAAGGACACAATCTTATGTTGAAAACTCTTGAAAACTTGCAACTTTTCGCCCACAAAAAAGGTGGGGGTTCTACTTCCAATGGTCGTGATTCACAAGCTAAACGTCTTGGTGCTAAAGCAGCTGATGGACAAACTGTATCAGGTGGATCAATCCTT
Above is a window of Streptococcus salivarius DNA encoding:
- the thiI gene encoding tRNA uracil 4-sulfurtransferase ThiI; translated protein: MTLTYSEIMVRYGELSTKGKNRMRFINKLRNNIKDVLSIYPEVKVTFDRDRGHIYLNGTDYEPVAESLKQIFGIQAFSPVYKFEKDVEVLKKAVQDIMTGLYRDGLTFKVTAKRSDHDFVLDSRELNLTLGNAVFDVLPDIKAQMKGPDVNLKVEIRAEAAYISHEEIKGAGGLPVGTAGKGMLMLSGGIDSPVAGYLALKRGVDIEAVHFASPPYTSPGALKKAQDLTRKLTKFGGNIQFIEVPFTEIQEEIKEKAPEAYLMTLTRRFMMRITDRIREERRGLVIINGESLGQVASQTMESMQAINAVTCTPVIRPVVTMDKLEIIDLAQKIDTFDISIQPFEDCCTIFAPDRPKTNPKIKNVEQYERRMDVDALVERAVAGIMVTEITPIEEAQDEVDTLIEDLL
- the gtfA gene encoding accessory Sec system glycosyltransferase GtfA → MTVYNINLGIGWASSGVEYAQAYRSTIFKNTGIKAKFVFMDMFLQDNLSDLTRNMGFADEDIIWLYSYFTDLKIAPTTYTVKDLEKEIPYDITRREINGKVVKLFCAKEDIFYAAYLRKEGEDIVHRVEKVSRGCLIRKDFYSYTKMFTEYYTPVDNKAHLYQRRFFNEDGSVAYDEIVDGKDSVFRFPDKILSSKHEFIAYFMSQLGLTDQDIVILDRATGTGQAVFRNTKPAKLGVVVHAEHFSENAVTDKTILWNNFYEYQFSNADKVDFFITATERQRSIMLDQFNKYTPFTPHIVTIPVGSVDKLRKPEGERKPFSIITASRLANEKHVDWLAKAVVKAKESLPQVNFDIYGTGAEEAKLKAIIEENQAQDYIHLKGHQDLTEVYKDYELYLSGSKSEGFGLTLLEAVGSGLGMIGFDVRYGNQTFIKDNENGYLIPRFEKDDEPAIVAALAEKIVAFFNRSDLDHVHQVSYDIAKGFLTEEIEQKWLNLVKEMTSHD
- the gtfB gene encoding accessory Sec system glycosylation chaperone GtfB, whose translation is MINLFENYSQGSWDLHYSLIVAGYVNTTVCLSDDGFLPSDVTSPYLYFTGFDKVQGSALYFNQVPVPDYWEIIGTNSNAEIFRFDKKRGHIHYAHPAHQRLVKAVDWYDESGRLRVTDRYNNKGYRFSQTTYNVKQEATITSYFTPDNKEVIVINHLTKDVILNWKDKVYIFKNKSEFVVFYLKEAGYDLSRILYNSLATPFLTTMNLPNSGQDVLFWQEPITDSVPGNMRLLLESNHRQTKIVVQDYTAYTNLLKLVSPEQASRVAFLGFMYPFARQNNFQNQALILTNSDQIEHLESIVSEVPTMHYHVGAITEMSSRLMDLAKYSNVSLYPNITTEQVKRLYKEADFYLDINHQNEILSATRAAFENNLLILAFTNTSHGPEYTAPSNIFSPMNAGQFKQTLKEALGNRDFLSHLLDRQREHAHVATPEDYKKVIG
- a CDS encoding GNAT family N-acetyltransferase: MTLEVRNIYPLTPTFKKVASLYEAAFPVEERLPLWQLSWNSLKRGQSFLAYFDQEVFVGLTYAIYTDNLVYLLFLAVEESKQSQGYGSQILAQVKKEAGVRPCVLTIEPMDEKDASNRNQRLKRLAFYERNGYQLLNHFYFEGTERYQILTTDRSICLADLEQDLAKTFLGKYGIRVE
- the rplU gene encoding 50S ribosomal protein L21 encodes the protein MSTYAIIKTGGKQVKVEVGQAIYVEKINAEAGSEVTFNEVVLVGGDKTVVGTPVVEGATVVGTIEKQGKQKKVVTFKYKPKKGSHRKQGHRQPYTKVVINAINA